From the genome of Impatiens glandulifera chromosome 9, dImpGla2.1, whole genome shotgun sequence, one region includes:
- the LOC124914898 gene encoding cancer-related nucleoside-triphosphatase, translating to MAVPGKCFLLTGPAGVGKSTLIIKILESLRTTQPSLNIKGFYTREIREGSERVGFEVVTLDGRTAPLSSTNNSSPESVRWPTVGRYRVDVASFESLALTQLQVKEDTDLFIIDEIGKMELFSASFFPAVLKVLESNIPLLATVPIPKSGRDIPGVARVKNHPGATIFSVTTANRDTMKEQVYSALLAAMRKN from the exons ATGGCTGTTCCAGGAAAATGCTTCCTTCTCACTGGTCCTGCA GGCGTCGGCAAATCAACTCTAATCATTAAAATTCTCGAGAGCCTAAGAACTACTCAGCCCTCTTTGAATATTAAAGGCTTCTACACTC GTGAGATTAGAGAAGGAAGCGAGAGAGTTGGCTTTGAAGTGGTTACATTAGATGGCCGAACCGCTCCTCTTTCTTCCACAAATAATTCTAG CCCAGAGTCTGTACGATGGCCAACAGTTGGAAGATACAGAGTTGATGTAGCATCATTTGAATCATTGGCATTGACTCAACTGCAG GTTAAGGAAGATACTGATCTTTTCATAATTGATGAAATTGGTAAGATGGAGTTATTCAGTGCTTCCTTCTTCCCAGCTGTGCTAAAGGTTCTTGAATCCAATATTCCACTACTAGCCACGGTTCCCATCCCAAAAAGTGGTCGTGATATTCCTGGAG TTGCTAGGGTGAAGAATCATCCGGGAGCAACCATTTTCAGTGTGACAACCGCCAACAGAGACACGATGAAGGAACAGGTTTACTCTGCATTGCTAGCTGCGATGAgaaagaattaa